Proteins encoded together in one Bacteroides ovatus window:
- a CDS encoding glycosyl hydrolase, which yields MKSRLKQQIFALSLLAWTAVCPADAQQTRSLREQFQNPSDEAKPWTFWYWMYGAVSKEGITADLEAMKHAGLGGTYLMPIKGIHEGAQYDGKAQQLTPEWWEMVRFSMEEADRLGLKLGMHICDGFALAGGPWITPEESMQKVVWSDTIVNGGKLMAIRLPQPEAYESYYEDIALFALPVEDAADEMQAKITCVNLATTGNVKATQTVNMDAAGVIRSSYPCYIQYEYEQPFTCRNIEIVLNGNNYQAHRLKVMASDDGVNYRLVKQLVPARQGWQNTDENSTHSIPPTTARFFRFYWTPEGSEPGSEDMDAAKWKPNLKIKELRLHREARLNQWEGKAGLVWRVAQATKEEEVGKQDCYSLSQVINLTEQYTSHSNGKTLTATLPKGKWKLLRMGHTATGHTNATAGGGKGLECDKFNPKTVRKQFDNWFAQAFAKTNPEVARRVLKYMHVDSWECGSQNWNKRFAIEFQKRRGYDLMPYLPLLAGIPMESVEQSEKILRDVRTTISELVVDVFYQVLADCAREYDCQFSAECVAPTMVSDGLLHYQKVDLPMGEFWLNSPTHDKPNDMLDAISGAHIYGKNIIQAEGFTEVRGTWDEYPGMLKALLDRNYALGINRLFYHVYVHNPWLDRKPGMTLDGIGLFFQRDQTWWDKGAKAFSEYATRCQSLLQYGHPVTDIAVFTGEEVPRRSILPERLVPSLPGIFGAERVESERIRLANEGQPLRVRPVGVTHSANMADPEKWVNPLRGYAYDSFNKDAILRLAKAENGRITLPGGASYKVLVLPLARPMNLEPVLSSEVQKKINELKEAGILVPSLPYTEEDFSVYGLERDMIVPEDIAWTHRRGELGELYFVANQKNETRTFTASMRINGKKPECWNPVTGEMNIHPSYRINGNRTEVTLTLAPNESVFIVYPAEGVHEGYGESSLQLQKEKKDIAKEPLNIALEAKEYAITFAANKKTLTRKKLFDWSQESDEQIRYYSGTATYKTTFRWKNKPNKDQQIYLNLGTVYNLATVRVNGVDCGTIWTAPYRANITGALKKGTNELEIEVTNTWANALTGADEGKAPFDGIWTNAKYRRAEKTLLPAGLLGPLSFSTTE from the coding sequence ATGAAAAGCCGACTGAAACAACAAATATTTGCACTTTCTCTATTAGCATGGACAGCCGTATGCCCTGCCGATGCACAGCAAACACGCTCACTTAGGGAGCAATTTCAAAATCCGTCAGACGAAGCAAAACCCTGGACCTTTTGGTATTGGATGTATGGTGCCGTGTCTAAAGAAGGGATTACAGCCGACTTGGAGGCAATGAAACATGCCGGATTAGGAGGTACTTATCTGATGCCGATTAAAGGTATTCATGAAGGTGCCCAATACGATGGCAAGGCGCAGCAGCTAACTCCCGAATGGTGGGAGATGGTACGTTTCAGCATGGAAGAAGCAGATCGTTTGGGGCTGAAATTGGGGATGCACATTTGTGATGGTTTCGCATTGGCGGGAGGTCCCTGGATTACTCCCGAAGAATCTATGCAGAAAGTGGTTTGGAGCGATACGATTGTAAACGGAGGAAAGCTGATGGCTATTCGCCTGCCACAACCGGAAGCCTATGAAAGCTATTATGAAGATATTGCATTATTCGCTTTGCCGGTAGAAGACGCAGCGGACGAGATGCAGGCAAAGATTACTTGTGTCAATCTAGCCACGACAGGAAATGTAAAAGCTACTCAAACAGTGAATATGGATGCGGCAGGAGTGATCCGTTCATCCTATCCATGCTATATCCAGTATGAATACGAGCAACCTTTCACTTGCCGGAACATCGAAATCGTTTTAAATGGTAATAATTATCAGGCACACCGCTTGAAAGTAATGGCCAGTGATGACGGAGTGAATTATCGTTTGGTTAAGCAGTTGGTTCCTGCCCGTCAGGGATGGCAGAATACGGATGAGAATTCAACTCATAGTATTCCTCCGACTACCGCCCGTTTCTTCCGTTTCTACTGGACTCCTGAAGGAAGCGAACCGGGAAGTGAAGATATGGATGCTGCCAAATGGAAGCCCAATCTGAAAATAAAAGAATTACGCCTGCATCGGGAAGCCCGTCTGAACCAGTGGGAAGGAAAAGCCGGACTGGTATGGCGTGTTGCTCAAGCTACCAAAGAAGAGGAAGTTGGGAAACAGGACTGCTATTCACTTTCACAAGTCATCAATCTGACAGAGCAATATACTAGTCATTCGAATGGAAAAACATTGACCGCCACTCTCCCCAAAGGAAAATGGAAATTACTCCGCATGGGACATACAGCTACCGGACATACCAATGCCACAGCGGGAGGCGGAAAAGGATTGGAATGTGATAAGTTTAACCCGAAAACGGTACGGAAACAATTCGATAACTGGTTTGCGCAGGCATTTGCAAAGACCAATCCCGAAGTAGCTCGTCGCGTACTGAAATATATGCATGTCGACAGTTGGGAATGTGGCAGCCAAAACTGGAATAAACGTTTCGCTATTGAATTTCAGAAACGTCGTGGCTACGATTTGATGCCTTATCTACCTCTATTGGCAGGTATTCCGATGGAAAGTGTCGAACAAAGTGAAAAGATTCTGCGAGACGTACGTACTACCATATCAGAACTCGTCGTAGATGTGTTTTATCAGGTATTGGCGGACTGTGCGAGAGAATATGATTGCCAGTTTTCGGCAGAATGTGTAGCTCCGACGATGGTAAGCGATGGTCTATTACATTATCAAAAAGTAGATCTTCCGATGGGTGAATTTTGGTTGAACAGTCCTACACATGACAAACCGAATGATATGCTCGACGCTATTAGCGGAGCACATATCTACGGAAAGAATATTATTCAGGCTGAAGGGTTCACGGAAGTGCGTGGCACGTGGGATGAATACCCCGGAATGTTGAAAGCCTTGTTGGATCGTAATTACGCATTAGGAATCAATCGTCTTTTCTACCATGTATATGTACATAATCCCTGGCTGGACCGCAAGCCCGGCATGACATTGGATGGCATCGGACTATTCTTCCAACGGGATCAGACCTGGTGGGATAAAGGCGCAAAAGCCTTTTCCGAATATGCTACCCGTTGCCAGTCGTTATTGCAATATGGGCATCCGGTAACAGACATCGCAGTCTTTACAGGCGAAGAAGTGCCGAGGCGTTCGATATTACCGGAACGATTGGTTCCCTCTCTACCGGGAATCTTCGGTGCAGAACGAGTGGAAAGTGAACGCATCCGTCTGGCTAATGAGGGACAGCCTTTACGTGTACGTCCGGTAGGTGTTACTCATTCAGCTAACATGGCTGATCCGGAGAAATGGGTGAATCCGCTTCGTGGATATGCATACGATAGTTTTAATAAAGATGCAATCCTTCGTTTGGCGAAAGCAGAAAACGGACGAATAACGTTGCCGGGTGGAGCAAGTTATAAAGTATTGGTACTGCCTCTTGCGCGTCCAATGAATCTCGAACCTGTATTGTCATCGGAAGTGCAGAAGAAAATCAATGAACTAAAAGAAGCTGGCATTTTGGTACCTTCTTTACCTTATACAGAAGAAGATTTTTCTGTGTATGGTCTGGAACGTGATATGATTGTGCCGGAAGATATTGCCTGGACGCATCGTCGTGGCGAACTTGGCGAACTCTATTTCGTAGCCAACCAAAAGAACGAAACACGCACGTTTACTGCAAGTATGCGTATTAACGGTAAGAAACCGGAATGTTGGAATCCGGTGACGGGTGAGATGAATATTCATCCTTCCTATCGTATCAACGGAAACCGGACAGAAGTTACTCTCACATTGGCTCCTAATGAGTCCGTATTCATCGTATATCCTGCGGAGGGAGTACATGAAGGCTATGGAGAGTCCTCTCTCCAACTGCAAAAGGAGAAAAAAGATATAGCCAAAGAGCCTTTAAACATAGCTTTGGAAGCAAAGGAATATGCTATAACTTTTGCAGCTAACAAAAAAACGCTCACACGAAAAAAACTCTTCGACTGGAGCCAAGAATCGGACGAACAGATACGTTATTATTCGGGGACAGCAACCTATAAAACAACTTTCCGCTGGAAAAATAAACCGAATAAAGACCAACAGATTTATCTGAATCTGGGAACAGTTTATAATTTGGCAACTGTTCGTGTGAATGGCGTAGATTGTGGCACAATCTGGACTGCTCCTTATCGTGCAAATATTACAGGTGCCCTGAAAAAAGGAACTAATGAGCTTGAAATAGAGGTTACAAATACTTGGGCGAATGCACTGACAGGAGCTGATGAAGGAAAAGCACCGTTTGATGGCATTTGGACTAATGCAAAATATCGCAGGGCAGAGAAAACGTTGCTTCCGGCAGGATTGCTCGGACCTTTGAGTTTTTCTACCACAGAATAA
- a CDS encoding fimbrial protein codes for MAQLRMNITINIQFSANVLLLTIFALFAYSCTKENETTGARIYEGEKIPMSIKMGARNTTADDDEVIKSVRAIVFNDKNELVYNDVSDASINVDNIYIAPIRAARGYNNIYIICNETPELTEKLAAITLENEIEKVTFSAIGIVAPPPMYGNVSRAYVESRSDGTNATVTINNVTTTELPIEVNRMVSRISFTAIKNITNEDEDFKVTKLNVKVCRMPVATTIGEGQAYTENVWSDDLTISGTGELDNNGTYTINGNNYTIPDNIDFITIPITYIPEHLLSEPQNASQATYLKIDAQCVLKNGSTQVLNCIYLLNIGQEPPKNHNLTRNNHYRIYATITGMGAMGLYAEIVAMEEHDITINWKPIDGLVIVSDKAADYDAVADTSRNVNIWNDFSVYSGILKAYHSGTGYKDILFKYGSLIAISSPDANTEFTPPTNATILNDVLWYPGSYAPLNITEWADIPYLETDKIPTDNTIVQVAAGKGDPCKLAGLSESQIKTLGIVDNKQWRMATPAENLILKTAAENESNSQGYPSFHWLFSPHNRYRDTNGISQGDRSNGWYWDNNATVFHFSGEEPQNAEIQENMDRQNAYMIRCVRNEMIKSQLEVGIISSPTYQGTETSGNAYFGIISNIPYWTATLVTEGAYVGSTTEFDDFSFVAGETIHTTHGGNTQNIPIYVKRKESTSPRSFRVKVEGIGLEGKTVNKILTVSQSGYDLRAKTGLSSMGNIPQEGGSYTTTINLTPTDVTISSGKLYLQITYGGVIRCKSTEVHTEPNKYSYDVTITIPENNSPSIVELIGNIYLEYENNLTVPLGSPTIKQNGTISSNNEN; via the coding sequence ATGGCACAATTAAGGATGAATATAACTATCAACATACAATTTTCGGCAAATGTCCTGCTTTTGACAATATTTGCTTTGTTTGCTTACTCTTGTACAAAGGAGAACGAAACAACAGGCGCACGTATTTACGAAGGAGAAAAGATACCAATGAGTATTAAAATGGGGGCACGCAATACTACTGCTGACGATGATGAAGTCATAAAATCCGTACGCGCAATTGTCTTTAACGACAAAAACGAATTGGTATACAACGATGTTTCTGATGCTTCCATAAACGTAGATAACATATATATCGCTCCCATAAGAGCGGCACGGGGATATAACAACATTTACATCATCTGTAACGAAACACCGGAGCTTACGGAAAAGCTCGCCGCCATTACATTGGAAAATGAAATAGAAAAAGTGACATTCTCTGCTATAGGTATTGTTGCTCCGCCACCTATGTATGGAAATGTGTCACGTGCCTATGTGGAGTCTCGTAGCGACGGAACAAATGCCACAGTTACCATCAATAATGTTACGACAACGGAACTGCCGATTGAGGTAAACCGTATGGTGTCCCGCATCAGCTTTACGGCAATTAAAAATATCACCAATGAGGATGAAGATTTTAAAGTAACCAAACTGAATGTAAAAGTGTGTCGTATGCCGGTCGCCACTACTATAGGAGAGGGGCAGGCATATACAGAAAATGTATGGTCGGATGATCTTACTATATCAGGAACAGGTGAACTCGATAATAACGGTACGTATACGATAAATGGAAATAACTACACCATTCCTGATAACATAGATTTCATAACGATTCCTATTACTTATATTCCCGAACATCTATTGTCCGAACCTCAAAATGCTTCACAAGCAACCTATCTTAAAATTGATGCACAATGCGTTCTTAAAAACGGCAGTACACAGGTACTGAACTGCATCTATCTGCTGAATATCGGTCAAGAGCCTCCTAAAAATCATAACCTGACACGAAACAACCATTATCGGATATACGCCACCATTACCGGCATGGGAGCAATGGGACTTTATGCGGAAATAGTGGCAATGGAGGAACATGACATCACTATCAACTGGAAACCTATTGACGGACTGGTTATTGTAAGTGACAAGGCTGCAGACTATGACGCCGTAGCCGATACGTCCAGAAATGTGAATATATGGAATGACTTTAGTGTTTATTCAGGGATACTGAAAGCATATCATTCAGGAACAGGATACAAGGATATCCTATTTAAATACGGCAGCCTGATAGCCATAAGTTCACCGGATGCAAATACGGAATTCACCCCACCTACCAATGCCACTATATTGAATGATGTACTTTGGTATCCGGGCTCGTACGCTCCTTTAAATATTACGGAATGGGCGGATATTCCTTATCTGGAAACGGATAAAATACCCACAGATAATACAATTGTCCAAGTGGCAGCGGGAAAGGGAGACCCTTGCAAACTTGCCGGACTGTCCGAATCTCAAATCAAGACTTTGGGGATTGTGGATAATAAGCAGTGGCGCATGGCTACTCCGGCTGAAAATCTAATATTGAAAACGGCAGCAGAAAATGAAAGTAATTCACAGGGTTATCCTTCATTCCATTGGCTATTTTCTCCACATAACAGATATAGGGATACGAACGGTATATCGCAAGGAGACCGTTCCAATGGATGGTATTGGGATAACAATGCTACCGTATTCCATTTTTCCGGAGAAGAACCGCAAAATGCAGAAATTCAAGAAAATATGGACAGGCAAAACGCGTATATGATCCGTTGTGTGCGCAATGAGATGATAAAAAGCCAACTGGAAGTAGGTATCATCAGCAGTCCTACTTATCAGGGAACTGAAACGAGCGGAAATGCTTATTTTGGTATTATCTCGAATATTCCTTACTGGACAGCAACACTTGTCACAGAAGGAGCATATGTGGGTTCAACAACCGAATTTGACGATTTCTCATTTGTAGCCGGAGAAACAATACATACCACCCATGGCGGTAACACTCAAAACATACCGATATACGTCAAACGTAAAGAAAGTACCTCACCGCGTTCATTCAGAGTGAAAGTGGAGGGGATCGGTTTGGAAGGAAAAACAGTAAATAAAATACTCACAGTTTCACAAAGCGGATATGATTTACGTGCAAAAACGGGATTAAGCAGCATGGGTAATATACCGCAAGAAGGAGGATCTTATACTACGACTATTAACCTCACCCCTACGGACGTAACAATCTCTTCCGGAAAACTGTATTTACAAATCACTTATGGAGGTGTCATAAGGTGCAAAAGTACTGAAGTACATACTGAACCGAATAAATATAGTTATGATGTTACTATAACAATTCCGGAAAACAATAGTCCAAGTATCGTTGAGCTTATAGGAAATATATATTTAGAGTATGAAAACAACTTGACAGTTCCTCTTGGCAGTCCGACAATTAAGCAGAACGGAACAATATCCTCCAACAATGAGAATTGA
- a CDS encoding helix-turn-helix domain-containing protein, whose product MKDNKPYRQNKVFDNISETEEFNVYTKIDDLPLNVTPAYLEEGINGICTGGSALFNVFGNKRRIVPNDLVVIFPFQLAAVTEISDDFSMTFLKVSKNLFMDTISGVCIPTLDFFFYMRKNFSTPLCDEECQRFIHFCHILIYRINLPRNLFRRESIMQLLRVFYWDIYVAYKRNPKAAELVKYTRKEKLLFDFFCLVIEFHTVSRDVAFYAQKMCVSAKHLTMVITDMSGRSAKDWIIEYSILEIKALLRDSDLEIKEVASRTNFQSNSVMTRFFREHTGMTPSDYRERIFIQIDGS is encoded by the coding sequence ATGAAAGATAATAAGCCATATAGGCAAAATAAAGTATTTGATAATATATCAGAAACAGAAGAGTTTAATGTCTATACTAAAATAGACGATTTACCGCTTAATGTAACTCCTGCGTATCTTGAAGAAGGGATAAACGGGATATGTACGGGAGGCAGTGCGCTTTTCAATGTTTTTGGTAATAAACGACGGATTGTTCCCAATGATCTGGTTGTTATTTTTCCTTTCCAGTTGGCTGCTGTCACAGAGATTAGCGATGACTTTTCAATGACTTTTCTCAAAGTATCCAAAAACTTGTTTATGGATACGATAAGCGGAGTATGTATACCTACTCTTGATTTTTTCTTTTATATGCGGAAAAATTTCAGCACTCCGCTATGCGATGAAGAATGTCAACGCTTCATTCACTTTTGTCATATACTGATTTATCGTATCAACTTGCCTCGGAACTTATTCAGACGGGAGTCTATTATGCAACTATTACGTGTTTTCTATTGGGATATCTATGTGGCTTATAAAAGAAATCCGAAAGCTGCCGAATTAGTAAAATATACCCGTAAGGAAAAACTTTTATTCGACTTCTTTTGTTTGGTGATCGAATTTCATACCGTAAGCCGGGATGTTGCGTTTTATGCGCAAAAGATGTGCGTGTCCGCTAAACACCTTACAATGGTAATTACGGATATGAGCGGCCGTTCGGCAAAAGACTGGATTATAGAATATTCCATTCTTGAGATAAAGGCTCTTCTACGGGATTCGGACCTTGAAATAAAAGAAGTGGCATCACGTACAAACTTCCAGTCGAATTCCGTTATGACAAGGTTCTTTCGCGAACATACCGGCATGACACCGTCTGATTATAGAGAAAGAATTTTTATTCAGATAGATGGATCATGA
- a CDS encoding DUF4469 domain-containing protein yields the protein MKTIKAEILMIEGAPFPAIEKVYDPSSKKCNGRITPQAPIVITGHHLDMLTWDSANLYLVSSVNDRMLIECGDIHKYSDDKVYTTIPDIDEGEYFLALMILMKDKESFLYIFPISLIVQFT from the coding sequence ATGAAAACGATAAAAGCCGAAATATTAATGATTGAAGGAGCACCATTCCCTGCCATTGAAAAAGTATATGATCCTTCAAGTAAAAAATGTAATGGGAGGATTACACCACAAGCCCCCATTGTCATCACTGGACATCACTTGGATATGTTAACATGGGATAGCGCCAATCTATACCTTGTGTCTTCAGTAAATGACAGAATGTTGATAGAATGTGGTGATATTCATAAATATTCGGACGATAAAGTGTATACAACCATTCCTGATATTGATGAAGGTGAATATTTTCTGGCACTGATGATTCTGATGAAAGATAAAGAAAGTTTCTTATATATCTTTCCCATATCTTTGATTGTACAATTTACTTAA
- a CDS encoding DUF1566 domain-containing protein: MKRITVIIFVSFFILLKGYSQKIEIYEEAGIKYAAIKSMELPANRVENRSENPDFYKTIQLFKYTDSGMDTEPIQVNGENVYVKRITRHPYNENNQTIKIVWKVSEYFIISPDNVCSDGNDSDGKNVGEKTMKWATANGYLATANTNSYTTASFAVPKGCAMYRGKDGKDEPGTWRIPTLREGSLIMIFYKELERTKDKGTDFQPFDLSLDDKKGTAYWLATENNTSGSAWSIKFYPMAVKYTSSLISKGSTLYLRCIRDIPLK; the protein is encoded by the coding sequence ATGAAAAGAATAACAGTCATAATCTTCGTATCTTTTTTTATCCTGCTGAAAGGGTATTCTCAAAAGATTGAAATATATGAAGAGGCGGGAATTAAGTATGCAGCTATTAAATCAATGGAGTTACCGGCAAACAGGGTGGAAAATAGAAGTGAAAACCCTGACTTTTATAAAACTATTCAATTATTTAAGTACACCGACAGCGGTATGGATACTGAACCCATTCAAGTTAACGGTGAGAATGTTTATGTAAAACGGATTACACGACATCCTTACAACGAGAATAATCAAACAATAAAAATCGTTTGGAAAGTATCGGAATACTTTATCATTTCTCCGGATAATGTATGTAGCGATGGAAATGATAGTGATGGAAAGAATGTGGGAGAGAAAACAATGAAATGGGCTACAGCGAACGGATACCTTGCTACGGCAAACACAAATAGTTATACTACGGCAAGTTTTGCAGTACCCAAAGGATGTGCAATGTATCGTGGAAAGGACGGGAAAGATGAACCTGGGACATGGCGGATACCTACATTAAGGGAGGGAAGCCTAATTATGATTTTTTATAAGGAATTAGAGAGAACCAAGGATAAAGGCACCGATTTCCAGCCGTTTGATTTGTCGTTAGATGATAAAAAGGGAACAGCTTATTGGTTGGCAACAGAAAATAATACTAGTGGGAGTGCATGGTCTATAAAATTTTATCCTATGGCAGTGAAATATACATCATCCCTTATCTCCAAGGGTAGCACTCTTTATCTCCGCTGTATCCGGGATATTCCATTAAAATGA
- a CDS encoding DUF4906 domain-containing protein: MTIKIKYNVYFRTACIALFSLIFTSCTKDKLEEFDPGNATGKMVMVSLNVSLPPAVEPTSVSGYAVTKPFFRNRTNADSPFTVILGEGQKEYAINSNTRVSDGTTSLYNLWLFQFHENGSINGKPHKLSDVKTAINDMVTIDVPLVVADNQTLYLLVLGPKLDYDMSEVGTLDDLKKWNFKYLTNVEGHTQSLITADNEVPFAGEVSGVTVVNVDDGKRGLVEYNKPVGFVGGIEVRRLMARITLRYKFEVENYQLQGLKLLNVNNTIRLSNPSKNTAEDTYATLETVDFEGPDSNDFYSATWYVAQNCQGTIEKILSENQRYYKIVDKTPAGDAPPLGTQIEAWAYPTTASATDEYAIYQMYVGNNNTNNFDVEPNHFYNLRTTINTDLTSAKNDERIRMYTASQYVEFHASQNISVGGGAKFDNTKYNKAGVSYDLDAAYDVRPIVIQTQGRKVEVGIYTDNLCITKVSSNKSWLYLSSSSNYTDAFNNVDEPLATSVKANTILPTQVTFYLYNNEYVYDENGKLVNPGENDKDGKRSLYIKVTTTTEGEGGGAVQAYHIFKMDQRPAVYAGRFGGERDADGNYTMGLVHDRLPVRGPKYLESITTMGTIQYGYDKVETAAYSYGTNNMDYGKEATRNLSENIRNLPWNNEKIAAPQKDASRYVLLYQYQYPASSFSARVCYDKNRDENGDGRIDKEEMKWYFPASNQMIGMYIGSFLNNESFPGSATTEDGNDYVKRWYQGVNSNQKMQTGSSRCVRDIDISLDTD; the protein is encoded by the coding sequence ATGACAATAAAAATAAAATATAATGTGTATTTCCGGACAGCTTGCATTGCTTTGTTTTCACTGATATTCACAAGCTGTACAAAAGATAAACTGGAAGAATTCGATCCAGGAAATGCTACCGGCAAAATGGTGATGGTCAGCCTGAATGTCAGCCTTCCTCCTGCTGTAGAGCCAACGTCTGTGAGCGGGTATGCAGTTACCAAGCCATTTTTTAGAAACAGAACCAATGCTGATTCGCCGTTTACGGTGATTTTGGGAGAGGGGCAAAAGGAATATGCAATAAACTCCAATACCCGGGTATCCGATGGTACAACCTCGTTATATAATCTTTGGCTTTTCCAGTTTCATGAGAATGGTTCGATTAACGGAAAACCCCACAAACTTAGTGATGTAAAGACAGCTATTAATGACATGGTAACTATAGATGTTCCCTTAGTTGTGGCAGATAATCAGACTTTATACCTGCTTGTACTGGGACCTAAACTTGATTATGATATGAGTGAAGTGGGAACACTTGATGATCTTAAGAAATGGAATTTCAAATATCTGACTAATGTAGAAGGACATACCCAATCGCTTATCACAGCTGATAATGAGGTGCCATTTGCCGGAGAAGTGTCAGGAGTCACTGTCGTAAACGTTGATGATGGTAAACGTGGCCTGGTGGAATACAACAAGCCCGTTGGTTTTGTAGGAGGTATTGAAGTCAGGAGGTTGATGGCACGCATTACATTACGCTATAAATTTGAAGTGGAGAATTACCAATTACAAGGACTGAAATTATTGAATGTCAACAATACGATTCGACTTTCCAACCCTTCAAAAAATACCGCAGAGGACACTTATGCCACGCTTGAAACTGTTGATTTTGAGGGACCCGATTCCAATGATTTCTATTCGGCAACCTGGTATGTTGCACAGAATTGTCAAGGGACGATAGAAAAAATTCTTAGTGAAAATCAACGCTACTATAAAATTGTTGATAAAACCCCTGCTGGGGATGCACCGCCATTGGGTACGCAGATTGAGGCATGGGCATACCCGACAACTGCATCTGCAACTGACGAATATGCAATTTACCAGATGTATGTTGGAAATAACAATACCAATAACTTTGACGTAGAACCCAACCATTTTTATAACCTACGTACTACCATAAATACAGACCTTACTTCGGCAAAGAATGACGAACGGATCAGAATGTATACCGCCAGTCAGTATGTAGAGTTTCATGCCAGCCAGAATATAAGCGTTGGTGGAGGAGCAAAATTTGATAATACTAAATACAACAAAGCGGGCGTAAGCTATGATCTTGATGCAGCCTATGATGTACGTCCCATAGTTATACAGACTCAAGGAAGGAAAGTGGAAGTTGGGATATATACGGATAATCTCTGTATCACAAAAGTTTCTTCTAATAAGAGTTGGCTCTATCTGTCTTCCTCATCTAATTATACAGATGCGTTCAACAATGTTGATGAGCCGCTGGCTACATCTGTCAAAGCAAATACCATACTTCCTACACAAGTGACGTTTTATCTTTACAATAATGAATATGTTTATGATGAAAACGGCAAATTGGTCAATCCCGGTGAAAATGATAAGGACGGAAAGCGTTCCCTATATATCAAAGTGACTACCACGACCGAAGGTGAAGGAGGAGGAGCAGTGCAAGCTTATCATATATTCAAGATGGATCAGCGACCGGCAGTATATGCCGGACGTTTCGGAGGAGAGAGAGATGCAGACGGAAACTATACGATGGGATTGGTACATGACAGATTGCCTGTGCGCGGCCCTAAATATTTAGAAAGTATAACAACTATGGGAACAATACAATATGGTTATGATAAAGTTGAAACAGCTGCATATTCATACGGAACCAATAATATGGATTATGGGAAAGAGGCAACGAGAAATTTGTCTGAAAATATTAGAAATCTTCCTTGGAACAACGAAAAAATAGCTGCCCCGCAAAAAGATGCATCTAGATATGTATTACTCTATCAATATCAATATCCGGCCAGCTCCTTTTCAGCGAGAGTTTGCTATGACAAAAACAGGGATGAAAATGGAGACGGACGAATTGATAAAGAGGAGATGAAATGGTATTTTCCGGCGTCTAATCAAATGATTGGTATGTATATAGGCAGTTTTTTAAACAACGAAAGCTTTCCAGGTAGTGCCACAACAGAAGATGGAAATGACTATGTCAAAAGATGGTACCAAGGGGTAAATTCTAATCAAAAAATGCAAACCGGATCATCCAGATGTGTCAGAGATATAGATATCTCGCTCGATACTGATTAA